A genomic region of Zea mays cultivar B73 chromosome 6, Zm-B73-REFERENCE-NAM-5.0, whole genome shotgun sequence contains the following coding sequences:
- the LOC100284240 gene encoding dr1-associated corepressor (The RefSeq protein has 5 substitutions compared to this genomic sequence), with protein sequence MRKKLDTRFPAPRIKKIMQTDEDVGKIAQAVPVLVSKALELFLQDLCDRTYDITIRKGVKTVGSSHLKQCIQTYNVYDFLREVVSKVPDIGPSDVIADDKLGKRRKAEEDGSEEELKRTRNETESYTSNGRGRGRGRGRGRRGVRGAWREVVTSPEQFKEENQSSKVASLKVEVADEVSNVTEAKQDTTPMSNARPSLRNIDLNLDPTDEEDEVTVPPQPQLSAPATSCDAATAAPGPSVPRLREGAKLKDFFGAWELADMNKMEMDPVQFALSTNHRLEEDEDYDNED encoded by the exons ATGAGGAAGAAGCTGGACACGCGTTTCCCCGCT CCTCGGATTAAAAAGATCATGCAAACAGATGAAGACGTTGGCAAGATTGCTCAAGCTGTACCTGTTCTAGTGT CCAAAGCATTGGAGCTATTTCTGCAAGATTTATGTGATAGGACATATGATATTACAATTCGGAAGGGGGTCAAGACTGTGGGTTCTTCCCATTT GAAACAATGCATACAAACGTACAATGTCTATGACTTCTTGAGGGAAGTAGTCAGCAAAGTTCCAGACATTGGTCCTTCTGATGTTATTGCTGATGATAAGCTTGGCAAAAGGAG GAAAGCCGAAGAAGATGGAAGTGAGGAAGAATTGAAGAGGACAAGAAAT GAGACAGAAAGCCATACAAGCAATGGCAGAGGCCGTGGGAGAGGTCGTGGGAGAGGTCGCCGTAGTGTACGTGGACCTTGGCGGGAGGTGGTCACAAGTCCTGAACAATTCAAGGAGGAGAATCAATCTAGCAAGGTAGCCAGCCTAAAGGTGGAGGTAGCAGATGAGGTCTCGAATGTAACTGAAGCAAAACAGGACACTACACCAATGAGCAATGCCAGGCCTTCCTTAAGGAACATTGACTTGAATTTAGATCCAACCGATGAAGAGGATGAGGTTACAGTGCCACCCGAACCCCAGCTGTCAGCTCCAGCAACTAGTTGCGCTGCAGCCACTGCAGCACCTGGACCATCTGTTCCACGGTTAAGGGAAGGAGCAAAACTCAAGGACTTCTTTGGTGCTTGGGAACTGGCTGACATGAACAAGATGGAGATGGACCCTGTCCAGTTTGCTCTGTCAACAAACCATAGATTGGAGGAGGACGAGGATTATGACAATGAAGACTAG
- the LOC100284240 gene encoding dr1-associated corepressor isoform X1 — MQTDEDVGKIAQAVPVLVSKALELFLQDLCDRTYDITIRKGVKTVGSSHLKQCIQTYNVYDFLREVVSKVPDIGPSDVIADDKLGKRRKAEEDGSEEELKRTRNETESHTSNGRGRGRGRGRGRRSVRGPWREVVTSPEQFKEENQSSKVASLKVEVADEVSNVTEAKQDTTPMSNARPSLRNIDLNLDPTDEEDEVTVPPEPQLSAPATSCAAATAAPGPSVPRLREGAKLKDFFGAWELADMNKMEMDPVQFALSTNHRLEEDEDYDNED; from the exons ATGCAAACAGATGAAGACGTTGGCAAGATTGCTCAAGCTGTACCTGTTCTAGTGT CCAAAGCATTGGAGCTATTTCTGCAAGATTTATGTGATAGGACATATGATATTACAATTCGGAAGGGGGTCAAGACTGTGGGTTCTTCCCATTT GAAACAATGCATACAAACGTACAATGTCTATGACTTCTTGAGGGAAGTAGTCAGCAAAGTTCCAGACATTGGTCCTTCTGATGTTATTGCTGATGATAAGCTTGGCAAAAGGAG GAAAGCCGAAGAAGATGGAAGTGAGGAAGAATTGAAGAGGACAAGAAAT GAGACAGAAAGCCATACAAGCAATGGCAGAGGCCGTGGGAGAGGTCGTGGGAGAGGTCGCCGTAGTGTACGTGGACCTTGGCGGGAGGTGGTCACAAGTCCTGAACAATTCAAGGAGGAGAATCAATCTAGCAAGGTAGCCAGCCTAAAGGTGGAGGTAGCAGATGAGGTCTCGAATGTAACTGAAGCAAAACAGGACACTACACCAATGAGCAATGCCAGGCCTTCCTTAAGGAACATTGACTTGAATTTAGATCCAACCGATGAAGAGGATGAGGTTACAGTGCCACCCGAACCCCAGCTGTCAGCTCCAGCAACTAGTTGCGCTGCAGCCACTGCAGCACCTGGACCATCTGTTCCACGGTTAAGGGAAGGAGCAAAACTCAAGGACTTCTTTGGTGCTTGGGAACTGGCTGACATGAACAAGATGGAGATGGACCCTGTCCAGTTTGCTCTGTCAACAAACCATAGATTGGAGGAGGACGAGGATTATGACAATGAAGACTAG
- the LOC732752 gene encoding cystatin 3, producing the protein MAEVHNERPVGMVGDVRDAPVGRENDLEAIELARFAVAEHNSKTNAMLEFERLVKVRHQVVAGTLHHFTVEVKEAGGGEKKLYEAKVWEKAWENFKQLQSFELVGDAAVA; encoded by the exons ATGGCTGAGGTACACAATGAGCGGCCCGTGGGGATGGTGGGCGACGTCCGGGACGCACCGGTGGGCCGCGAGAACGACCTCGAGGCCATCGAGCTCGCGCGCTTCGCGGTCGCCGAGCACAACAGCAAGACC AACGCGATGCTGGAATTCGAGAGGCTGGTGAAGGTGAGGCACCAGGTCGTGGCCGGGACCCTGCACCACTTCACCGTCGAGGTGAAGGAGGCCGGCGGCGGCGAAAAGAAGCTGTACGAGGCCAAGGTgtgggagaaggcgtgggagaACTTCAAGCAGCTGCAGAGCTTCGAGCTCGTCGGAGACGCCGCGGTCGCCTGA